From the Stigmatella erecta genome, one window contains:
- a CDS encoding type I polyketide synthase, whose protein sequence is MSDTPDIAQQKRTLLALKKLQGKVDALEHAQREPIAIVGAGCRFPGGVSSLDAYRQLLREGRDAIIEVPKDRWDIDRWYHPDPDVAGKMYTRSGGFLQGPGVAEFDAGFFGISRREANQMDPQQRLLLEVSWEALENAGLPPQRLVGSRTGVFVGISVSDYSFLSGTDPSGIDPYTATGWGFAFSAGRISYTLGLQGPSMALDTACASSLVALQLACQSLRAGECSTAIAGGVMLLLSPLSFVMLSRLRALSPDARCKTFDAQANGIARGEGCGVVVLKRLSDAQRDGDRILATVLGGAVSHDGASSGFTVPNGRAQQAVIREALGAARVKPEEVDYVEAHGTGTSLGDPIEIDALVAAYGAGRSAASPLWVGSAKTNLGHLESAAGMAGLLKAVLAVQGGEMFPHLHLREPNPHIAWDRLPVRVAGASTRWREGIRRIAGVSSFGMSGTNAHVLVAAYEPPPPQVAAHRERPLHLLTLSAKSGVALEALAGQYEAVLASGSEGDFCFTASSGRSHFEHRAAVLGASASELREKLRALAQPGGLSASPPRAEPPKLAIVFPGEGGGPVRVGRSLLECEPVFRDALARCDAVLRTELPRPLLSVLFPEESAPEAGHEEPLYAQTALFAVEYGLWTLWRSWGVTPYAVMGHGVGVLASACAAGALSLKSALGLVLARARCSFAAPGTPEWTRYEEAARAASSSSSSLRVVSHVTGHPVDTQGRTDAHAWCTEAREPARPESARKALEALGVGPVLELGTATSPGWLSSLTPEGRDEEQLLTTLAELYARGVAIDWTAVHLGRGHRLTTIPSYPFQRQRYWVASARPERNGGEADMPSEGRAPHDADLAAPHVQALRAASPKKRRELLTAHVEAALRAVLALSPAEHIEPGRGFVTLGVDSLMSAELRKRLVVALAHPLSATVTFDHPTVDAMVAFLLRELPYLKDTHEGTRSSAAVPSTSEHHAREPVAIVGMACRFPGGANDIEGYWSLLRDGVDGTSDMPAERWDADALYSPERGTPGKMSTRRGGFLSGVPFDGFDAEFFGTAPREAAAMDPQQRLLLEVAWEALEDAGSVPEQLASTPTAVMVGIASSDYLGLQNQGPLTRLEPYMVTGNAHSCAAGRLSYTLGLQGPSLSVDTACSSSLVAAHLGCQALRNGEADVALVGGVNMMLAPEPFIYFSQAGALASDGRCKTFDAAGDGYARGEGCGVVVLKRLSDALRDGDRLRGVIRGSAVNHDGRTSALSVPNGPAQEAVIRQAYANAGVEPTRVAYVEAHAAGTPLGDPIEMQALAAALGDGRSAERPLLVGSVKTNIGHLEASAGIAGLIKGVLILERGEVPPHLHFRTPSPLIPWERLPVRVPTQRLSCEERESVVGVSSFGMSGTNAHVVLERAPSLKGPVSAPPPRVHCLPLSARSAEALRALAERYVSALSQGPLSEGRARVEDVCFTAALRRSHHAFRTAVVGRTQEELTAALRGVLPQLSTHQPPTVKRRWAFVFSGLTTPWPGMAAALLRDEPVFRETFTACSAAIARFAPFSVLELVTQGQVRPDSFDVVQPALFATQVSLAALWRSWGLEPDAVVGHSMGEVAAAHVAGALSLEDAASVITVRSQLIRRVQTSGARGGAMVVELPFQEVPRVLEELGVSSTVSVAGANAPRLTVLAGPPVELEKVLQALKSRNVFCQRLATNVAGHSPALNAVRGDMLRQLESLKPQRPKVAFFSSVEGQGAEPAFDAAYWASNLIQPVHFWPAVERLLKEGVDGFLELSVHPSLLGPVEQGLHQMGVKGVVLPSLRRPDDDRTVLLQSVAQLFAAGAPVDFRALGGAGARVVDAPQYPWQRKRFWAVPPRTGGAAAVREEQARAHPLLGAHVKSARASGEHFFELSPRVQELGLWREHRVSGVGLLPATALLEAVLSAAAEALKTSALVLESLTVHEPVLLGDDAALSGQLVLIPPGPGKGQAGPVLFELYSGEGGSRLRASGSLRRETEDAVTPASVDVSQVRARCVSETEGAEHLARWRECGLEYGDSSAGLERVWRGEGEWLALFRPTEAAATRAFRVHPSLVEAALRLGASDVPGEDARMPVRFDGVRLHRRLTGGHCWLHARSLGEDRVAFSVLDEGGRPVIEVHSVQLAEGSAPLANAAANRASHEWLYEVSWRTALPLKPGAVQPGGSYLLLVDRSGLGERLAARLVAAGQHVITATPGSREELAAGSFRVDPSSEEDWKWLLERAGGVRAVVHLWGLDAPGGADSLSVSALEEAQGTGVGTIPPLLRALTATRAKELSLWFVTRGAQAASSRPEPVGVAHATLWGMARVVALEHPELWGGILDLDPRRAPEEAEHVAAELLHADGEDQVAYRDGERKVARLVPTSGEELPDAVTFHADATYLVIGGLRGLGFDLARWMVARGARHLVLTGRTQLPGRAEWATLAPGSEPHQAVQAVRTLEAAGAEVRVHAADVADAAQMQALFDTLGREGPPVRGIIHAAGVNRAAPLTRVDAATLQSVLASKVRGGWILHQLTADLPLDFMLLLSSVAGTWGAASLGPYSAANHFLDALASHRRAKGQVAVSVGLGTWAGGGMGAALAQDPKLKKLFAQMGYAVMSPAPTLELVGRFMGSKATQRVLTNVDWSRFKPIFEAKRRRPLLDLIVTEGAATREGAGSTEMLARVAAAIGPGERAALLEAHVRRRVAEVMGYEDESALQSGQGFFQLGMDSIMSVQLRSRLEADLARPLPPTMVFEHPTVKALAAYLQGAVAAAQPSPQVPVPPPAVASAGGIQAQELRVIESGPSEDELVRQLADELAALGVQVDERNQA, encoded by the coding sequence ATGAGCGACACACCTGACATCGCGCAGCAGAAGCGCACGCTGCTGGCACTCAAGAAGCTCCAGGGCAAGGTGGACGCGCTTGAGCACGCGCAGCGCGAGCCCATCGCCATCGTCGGTGCGGGGTGCCGTTTCCCCGGAGGGGTCAGCAGCCTCGACGCATACCGTCAGCTGCTGCGCGAGGGACGCGACGCCATCATCGAGGTTCCCAAGGACCGCTGGGACATCGACCGCTGGTACCACCCGGACCCGGACGTGGCCGGGAAGATGTACACGCGCTCGGGCGGCTTTCTGCAGGGCCCGGGGGTGGCCGAGTTCGACGCGGGGTTCTTCGGCATCTCACGGCGCGAAGCGAACCAGATGGACCCCCAGCAGCGGCTGCTGCTCGAGGTGAGCTGGGAGGCGCTGGAGAACGCGGGGTTGCCGCCGCAGCGGCTCGTGGGGTCGCGCACGGGCGTCTTCGTGGGCATCAGTGTCAGCGACTATTCGTTCCTGAGCGGCACCGACCCCTCGGGAATCGATCCGTACACCGCCACCGGCTGGGGCTTCGCGTTCTCGGCGGGCCGGATTTCCTACACGCTGGGGCTCCAGGGGCCGAGCATGGCCTTGGACACCGCCTGCGCGTCATCGCTGGTGGCGCTCCAGCTGGCCTGCCAGAGCTTGCGCGCGGGCGAGTGCAGCACGGCCATCGCGGGTGGCGTGATGCTCCTCCTGTCGCCGCTCTCGTTCGTGATGCTCTCACGGCTGCGCGCCCTGTCTCCGGATGCGCGGTGCAAGACGTTCGACGCGCAGGCCAACGGCATCGCGCGCGGCGAGGGCTGTGGCGTGGTGGTGCTCAAGCGGCTCTCGGACGCGCAGCGTGACGGGGACCGCATCCTGGCGACGGTACTCGGCGGCGCGGTGAGCCACGACGGCGCATCCAGCGGCTTCACCGTGCCCAACGGGCGTGCGCAGCAGGCGGTCATCCGTGAGGCGCTCGGTGCTGCGCGCGTGAAGCCAGAGGAAGTGGATTACGTCGAGGCGCATGGGACCGGCACGTCGCTCGGAGACCCCATCGAAATCGACGCGCTGGTGGCGGCGTACGGTGCAGGCCGCAGTGCGGCGTCTCCCCTGTGGGTCGGCTCGGCGAAGACGAACCTGGGGCACCTGGAGTCCGCGGCGGGCATGGCGGGGCTGCTCAAGGCCGTGCTCGCGGTGCAGGGCGGGGAGATGTTCCCGCACCTGCACCTGCGCGAGCCCAACCCACACATCGCGTGGGACCGGCTCCCGGTGCGCGTGGCGGGTGCGTCCACGCGTTGGCGCGAGGGCATCCGCCGCATCGCGGGGGTCAGCTCGTTCGGCATGAGCGGAACGAACGCGCACGTGCTCGTGGCGGCGTACGAGCCCCCTCCGCCGCAGGTGGCCGCGCACCGCGAGCGTCCGCTGCACCTCTTGACGTTGTCGGCGAAGAGCGGCGTGGCGCTCGAAGCACTCGCGGGGCAGTACGAGGCCGTATTGGCGTCCGGGAGCGAGGGCGACTTCTGCTTCACGGCGAGCTCTGGCCGCAGCCACTTCGAGCACCGGGCCGCGGTGCTCGGTGCGTCGGCCTCCGAACTCCGAGAGAAGCTTCGGGCCCTGGCGCAGCCGGGTGGGTTGTCCGCAAGCCCCCCGCGTGCGGAGCCTCCGAAGCTGGCCATCGTGTTCCCGGGAGAGGGGGGCGGCCCCGTCCGGGTGGGCCGCAGCTTGCTCGAATGTGAGCCCGTGTTCCGCGACGCGCTCGCGCGCTGCGATGCAGTGCTGCGGACCGAGCTGCCCAGACCGCTGCTTTCGGTGCTTTTCCCCGAAGAAAGTGCGCCGGAGGCCGGGCACGAGGAGCCGTTGTATGCACAGACGGCGCTGTTCGCGGTGGAATACGGGTTGTGGACGCTGTGGCGCTCGTGGGGCGTCACCCCGTACGCGGTGATGGGCCACGGCGTGGGTGTGCTGGCTTCCGCGTGCGCCGCGGGTGCGCTCAGCCTCAAGTCCGCGCTCGGGCTGGTTCTTGCGCGGGCGCGGTGTTCTTTCGCAGCGCCCGGGACGCCCGAGTGGACGCGGTATGAGGAGGCCGCTCGCGCCGCTTCAAGCTCATCCAGCTCGCTCAGGGTGGTGTCGCACGTCACCGGCCACCCCGTGGACACGCAGGGCAGGACGGACGCGCACGCATGGTGTACCGAGGCCCGGGAGCCGGCTCGGCCCGAGTCTGCACGCAAGGCGCTCGAGGCGCTCGGGGTAGGCCCGGTGCTCGAACTGGGGACGGCGACATCTCCCGGGTGGCTCAGCTCTCTGACACCGGAGGGACGTGACGAGGAGCAGTTGCTCACGACGCTCGCCGAGCTGTACGCGCGCGGTGTCGCCATTGACTGGACGGCGGTTCACCTGGGCCGCGGACACCGGCTCACCACGATTCCCTCCTATCCCTTTCAGCGGCAGCGCTACTGGGTTGCTTCCGCCCGGCCCGAGCGGAACGGCGGTGAAGCGGACATGCCCTCGGAGGGCCGCGCTCCGCACGATGCGGACCTCGCCGCGCCTCACGTCCAAGCCCTCCGGGCCGCCTCGCCCAAGAAGCGCCGCGAGCTGCTCACCGCGCACGTCGAGGCTGCACTCCGTGCGGTGTTGGCGCTGAGCCCGGCAGAGCACATCGAGCCGGGCAGGGGCTTCGTCACGCTGGGCGTCGACTCGCTCATGTCCGCCGAGTTGCGCAAGCGCCTGGTGGTGGCGCTCGCGCACCCGCTCTCCGCCACGGTGACCTTCGATCATCCGACGGTCGATGCCATGGTGGCGTTCCTCCTGAGGGAGCTGCCGTACCTGAAGGACACTCACGAAGGGACACGCTCCAGCGCTGCCGTCCCATCTACGTCCGAGCATCACGCACGCGAGCCCGTTGCCATCGTCGGCATGGCCTGCCGTTTTCCGGGCGGGGCCAACGACATCGAGGGCTATTGGTCCCTGCTCCGTGACGGCGTGGACGGCACGAGCGATATGCCGGCGGAGCGCTGGGATGCGGATGCGCTCTACAGCCCGGAGCGCGGCACCCCGGGGAAGATGTCCACGCGCCGTGGCGGCTTCCTGAGTGGCGTCCCCTTTGACGGCTTCGACGCGGAGTTCTTCGGCACGGCACCTCGTGAAGCCGCTGCGATGGACCCGCAGCAGCGGCTCTTGCTCGAGGTCGCGTGGGAAGCGCTGGAGGACGCCGGCAGTGTCCCCGAGCAGCTCGCCTCGACGCCCACGGCGGTGATGGTCGGCATCGCCAGCTCCGACTACCTCGGCCTCCAGAACCAGGGCCCCCTGACACGGCTCGAGCCGTACATGGTCACCGGGAACGCGCACAGCTGCGCGGCAGGACGGCTCTCGTACACGCTTGGGTTACAGGGCCCGAGTCTCTCCGTCGACACCGCGTGCTCTTCGTCGCTCGTCGCGGCGCACCTGGGCTGCCAGGCGCTGCGCAACGGGGAGGCGGACGTCGCGCTCGTGGGTGGCGTCAACATGATGCTCGCCCCCGAGCCGTTCATCTACTTCTCCCAGGCGGGTGCACTCGCCTCGGACGGACGCTGCAAGACGTTCGACGCCGCCGGGGACGGGTACGCGCGCGGTGAGGGCTGCGGCGTCGTTGTCCTCAAGCGCCTCTCGGACGCACTCCGGGACGGGGACCGCCTCCGCGGCGTCATCCGTGGCTCTGCGGTCAACCATGACGGCCGCACGAGCGCGCTCTCCGTCCCCAACGGGCCTGCACAGGAGGCAGTCATCCGTCAGGCGTACGCGAACGCCGGCGTGGAGCCCACGCGGGTGGCTTACGTGGAGGCGCATGCCGCCGGCACGCCGCTGGGCGACCCCATCGAGATGCAGGCACTCGCGGCGGCGCTGGGGGACGGCCGCAGCGCGGAGCGCCCCCTGCTCGTCGGCTCTGTGAAGACCAACATCGGCCACCTCGAAGCGAGCGCCGGCATCGCGGGCCTCATCAAGGGCGTGCTGATTCTGGAGCGCGGCGAAGTTCCTCCGCACCTTCACTTCCGGACGCCAAGCCCTCTCATTCCCTGGGAACGCCTGCCCGTCCGGGTGCCCACGCAGAGACTGTCGTGCGAGGAGCGCGAGAGCGTAGTGGGGGTGAGCTCCTTCGGCATGAGCGGCACCAACGCGCACGTCGTGCTGGAGCGGGCCCCAAGCTTGAAGGGGCCGGTCTCCGCGCCCCCGCCGCGCGTGCATTGCCTGCCGCTTTCCGCGCGGAGTGCGGAGGCGCTGCGCGCACTGGCGGAGCGCTACGTGTCGGCGCTGTCGCAAGGGCCGCTCTCCGAGGGGCGTGCGCGTGTCGAGGACGTGTGCTTCACCGCGGCGCTTCGCCGCAGCCACCACGCCTTCCGGACTGCGGTGGTAGGGCGCACCCAGGAGGAGCTGACCGCTGCGCTGCGGGGCGTCCTCCCACAGCTGAGCACCCACCAGCCGCCTACGGTGAAGAGGCGCTGGGCCTTCGTCTTTTCTGGTCTGACGACGCCCTGGCCAGGGATGGCGGCCGCGCTGCTGCGTGACGAGCCTGTCTTCCGCGAGACGTTCACGGCCTGCTCGGCGGCCATCGCGCGCTTCGCTCCGTTCTCGGTGCTTGAGCTCGTCACCCAGGGCCAGGTCCGCCCGGACTCGTTCGACGTGGTGCAGCCTGCGCTGTTCGCCACCCAGGTGTCGCTCGCGGCGCTGTGGCGCTCGTGGGGCCTGGAGCCCGACGCGGTCGTCGGCCACAGCATGGGGGAAGTGGCGGCCGCGCACGTCGCGGGCGCGCTGTCGCTCGAGGATGCGGCATCCGTCATCACGGTGCGCAGCCAGCTCATCCGGCGTGTGCAGACCTCTGGAGCCCGTGGCGGCGCGATGGTGGTGGAGCTGCCCTTCCAGGAGGTGCCGAGGGTCCTCGAAGAGCTCGGTGTGTCCTCCACGGTGTCCGTGGCAGGGGCGAACGCGCCGCGGCTGACGGTGCTCGCGGGGCCCCCGGTGGAACTTGAGAAGGTCCTGCAAGCACTCAAGTCCCGCAACGTGTTCTGCCAGCGCTTGGCCACCAACGTCGCAGGCCACAGCCCGGCCTTGAATGCCGTGCGAGGCGACATGCTCCGTCAGCTCGAGTCGCTGAAGCCGCAGCGGCCGAAGGTGGCGTTCTTCTCGTCGGTCGAGGGGCAGGGCGCTGAGCCGGCCTTCGACGCGGCGTACTGGGCGAGCAACCTCATCCAGCCTGTCCACTTCTGGCCGGCAGTGGAGCGCTTGCTGAAGGAGGGCGTGGACGGGTTCCTCGAACTCAGCGTCCATCCCTCGCTGCTCGGCCCCGTTGAACAGGGGCTGCACCAGATGGGCGTCAAGGGCGTAGTGCTCCCGTCGCTGCGCCGGCCTGATGACGACCGGACCGTCCTGTTGCAGAGCGTCGCCCAGCTGTTCGCGGCAGGCGCGCCGGTAGACTTCCGGGCTCTCGGCGGCGCCGGGGCGCGGGTGGTTGATGCGCCGCAGTACCCATGGCAGCGCAAGCGCTTCTGGGCTGTCCCCCCAAGGACGGGGGGCGCAGCGGCGGTTCGCGAGGAACAGGCGCGCGCCCACCCGCTGCTGGGCGCACACGTGAAATCCGCGCGCGCCTCCGGCGAGCACTTCTTCGAGCTGTCTCCGCGAGTCCAGGAGCTGGGTCTGTGGCGCGAGCACCGGGTGTCCGGTGTCGGGCTCCTCCCCGCGACCGCGCTCCTTGAGGCTGTCCTCTCGGCCGCGGCCGAGGCACTCAAGACGAGCGCGCTGGTGCTTGAGTCGCTGACGGTGCACGAGCCAGTACTGCTGGGGGATGACGCGGCGCTGTCCGGGCAGCTGGTGCTGATTCCGCCCGGGCCCGGCAAGGGCCAGGCGGGCCCAGTCTTGTTCGAGCTCTACTCCGGCGAGGGTGGCTCGCGGCTCCGGGCCTCCGGCTCGCTCCGGCGCGAGACCGAGGACGCCGTTACGCCGGCCTCCGTCGACGTCTCGCAGGTCCGTGCGCGCTGCGTGAGTGAGACCGAGGGCGCAGAGCACCTCGCCCGCTGGAGGGAGTGTGGCCTCGAATACGGCGACAGCTCCGCCGGGCTCGAGCGCGTCTGGCGGGGAGAGGGCGAGTGGCTGGCGCTGTTCCGCCCCACGGAGGCCGCCGCTACCCGTGCCTTTCGAGTCCACCCCTCCCTGGTGGAGGCGGCCCTGCGGCTCGGCGCGAGCGACGTTCCGGGCGAGGACGCGCGGATGCCCGTGCGGTTCGACGGCGTGCGTCTGCACCGGCGCCTCACGGGTGGTCACTGCTGGCTGCACGCGCGCTCGCTCGGGGAGGACCGCGTGGCCTTCAGCGTCCTTGACGAGGGCGGCCGGCCCGTCATCGAAGTTCACTCCGTGCAATTGGCGGAAGGTTCCGCGCCGCTGGCGAACGCCGCTGCCAATCGTGCCTCGCACGAGTGGCTGTACGAGGTCTCCTGGCGTACCGCGCTGCCGTTGAAACCGGGCGCGGTGCAGCCCGGGGGAAGCTACCTGCTGCTCGTGGACCGTTCCGGGCTCGGGGAGCGGCTCGCTGCCCGGCTCGTTGCGGCTGGCCAGCACGTCATCACCGCGACTCCCGGCTCGCGCGAGGAGCTCGCCGCAGGCTCTTTCCGCGTGGATCCCTCGAGCGAGGAGGACTGGAAGTGGCTCCTGGAGCGGGCGGGAGGTGTCCGTGCGGTGGTCCACCTCTGGGGCCTCGATGCGCCGGGTGGAGCGGATTCCCTCAGCGTCTCTGCGCTCGAGGAGGCACAGGGCACCGGTGTGGGCACTATCCCTCCGCTCCTGCGCGCGCTCACGGCCACGCGGGCGAAGGAGCTTTCGCTGTGGTTCGTCACGCGCGGTGCGCAGGCTGCGTCCTCACGCCCGGAGCCCGTAGGGGTGGCGCACGCGACGCTGTGGGGCATGGCGCGCGTGGTGGCGCTTGAGCATCCGGAGCTGTGGGGCGGCATCCTGGACCTCGACCCGCGGCGTGCGCCAGAGGAAGCGGAGCACGTCGCGGCGGAGCTGCTGCACGCAGACGGTGAGGATCAGGTGGCCTACCGGGATGGGGAGCGGAAGGTGGCGAGGCTCGTCCCTACCAGCGGCGAGGAACTCCCGGACGCCGTCACCTTCCATGCGGACGCGACATACCTGGTTATCGGAGGCCTGCGCGGACTCGGGTTCGACCTGGCGCGGTGGATGGTGGCGAGGGGGGCGCGCCATCTGGTGCTCACTGGAAGGACGCAGCTGCCGGGGCGCGCCGAGTGGGCGACGCTCGCTCCGGGGTCGGAGCCGCACCAGGCCGTGCAGGCAGTTCGTACGCTTGAGGCCGCGGGTGCGGAGGTGAGGGTGCATGCCGCGGACGTGGCGGACGCCGCGCAGATGCAGGCGCTGTTCGACACGCTCGGGCGCGAGGGCCCGCCCGTGCGCGGCATCATTCACGCGGCTGGAGTCAACCGTGCCGCGCCGCTGACCCGGGTGGACGCGGCCACGCTGCAGTCCGTGCTCGCGTCCAAGGTGCGGGGAGGCTGGATTCTTCACCAGCTCACCGCGGATCTGCCGCTGGACTTCATGTTGCTTCTGTCATCGGTCGCGGGCACGTGGGGCGCCGCCTCGCTCGGCCCATACTCCGCGGCGAACCACTTCCTCGACGCGCTCGCGAGCCACCGCCGTGCGAAGGGGCAGGTGGCGGTGAGCGTCGGGCTTGGCACGTGGGCAGGCGGCGGAATGGGGGCTGCGCTCGCCCAGGATCCGAAGCTCAAGAAGCTCTTCGCGCAGATGGGCTACGCGGTGATGTCGCCCGCGCCGACGCTCGAGCTTGTCGGGCGCTTCATGGGCTCGAAAGCCACGCAGCGCGTGCTCACCAATGTGGACTGGTCGCGCTTCAAGCCCATCTTCGAGGCCAAGCGCAGAAGGCCGTTGCTGGACCTCATCGTGACTGAAGGAGCCGCAACGCGGGAGGGGGCCGGGAGTACCGAGATGCTCGCGCGGGTAGCGGCCGCCATCGGCCCGGGCGAGCGTGCCGCCCTGCTGGAGGCCCACGTGCGGCGGCGCGTCGCCGAGGTGATGGGCTACGAGGACGAGAGCGCACTGCAGTCCGGGCAGGGCTTCTTCCAGCTGGGCATGGACTCCATCATGAGCGTGCAGCTGCGCTCGCGGCTGGAGGCGGACCTGGCACGGCCGCTGCCGCCGACGATGGTGTTCGAACATCCAACGGTCAAGGCGCTCGCCGCGTATCTGCAGGGCGCCGTCGCGGCGGCGCAGCCCTCCCCGCAGGTCCCGGTGCCCCCTCCAGCGGTGGCGAGCGCGGGGGGAATACAGGCGCAAGAGCTACGGGTCATCGAGAGCGGTCCATCCGAGGATGAGCTGGTGCGCCAGCTCGCCGACGAACTCGCCGCATTGGGAGTGCAGGTCGATGAGCGAAACCAAGCCTGA